Within Pseudomonas sp. LBUM920, the genomic segment GAGCCTTACAACGGCCACGCAGGTTTGCCCACGGTGGCCGAGCGCCGTTTGCTGGAAGTGGACGATTTATTCCCGGTGGCCGAGATGCTCGAGCATTTGGGTTTCGCCGAACTCAAGGGCGCCGACATCACCCTTACCGACGCCGGCAAACTGTTCGCCGACTACGGCACCCAGGAACGCAAAACCCTGTTCGCCGAGCATTTGATCCGGCACGTGCCACTGGCCGCGCGCATTCATCAGGTGTTGCTTGAGCGCAGCGGGCACCGCGCGCCACGGGTGCGCTTCGAGCAGGAGCTGGAGGACTCGATGACCGAAGCCTTTGTGCAGAAAACCCTGGAAAGCGTGGTGGCGTGGGGCCGGTATGCGGAGATTTTCTCCTATGACGACCATACCGAGACCTTCAGCCTGGATGATGTGGAAGGCAGTATGTAGGGCACTTAAGCGAACACCCATCAAAATGTGGGAGCTGGCTTGCCTGCAATGCAGGCAATTCGGTCTTTCAGATACACCGAGGTGATGCTATCGCAGGCAAGCCAGCTCCCACATTGATTGGGTTTACACAGTGAGTGTTGTGGTGGTGTTTAGACCACAAACAGGTCCACAAATCGATTCACCGGCGTAGCCTCAAGCCGCGCCTGATCCTTGCACAACGCAAATATCTCGTCACTGCGCTGCGCGGTAAACCGTGTGGCCAGGTTGGCCTTGAACTTGTCTTCCAGCAGTGGAATGCCATCCACCCGACGCCGACGATGGCCAATCGGGTACTCAACCGCCACCTGCTCGGTGCTGGAACCATCCTTGAAAAACACCTGCACCGCGTTGGCGATGGAGCGCTTGTCCGCCTCCAGGTATTCGCGGCTGTAGCGTGGCTCTTCGACGATCACCATCTTCTGGCGCAATTCATCGATGATCGGGTGGGCCGCGTGAAACGCGTCCTCGTACTGCTCGGCCACCAGATTGCCGAAGGCCAACGGCACCGCGGTCATGTATTGCAGGCAGTGGTCGCGGTCGGCGGCGTTGGCCAACGGGCCGACCTTGGAGATGATGCGAATCGCCGACTCGTGGGTGGTGATCACGATGCGCTCGATTTCATGCAGGCGAGCTTTGACCTGCGGGTGCAATGTCACTGCGGCTTCGCAGGCGGTTTGCGCATGGAATTCGGCGGGGAAACTGATCTTGAACAGTACGTTTTCCATCACATAAGTGCCGTAGGGCTGCGACAGGCGGAACGCGCGTTTGTCCTCAGGCTTGAGCGCCAGGTCGTTGTTGGTGTGACTGAACAGCACGTCATAGAAGCCCCACTGCGGCGCACTCAACACACCCGGAATGCCCATCTCGCCGCGCAAGGCGATATCGGCCAGGCGCACGCCACGGCTCGACGCATCCCCGGCGGCCCAGGATTTGCGCGAACCGGCGTTTGGCGCGTGGCGGTAAGTGCGCAGTGCCTGGCCGTCGACAAACGCATGGGACAACGCCGCGAGCAACTGCTCGCGGTTGGCGCCCATCAGCTTGGCGGTGACCGCCGTGGAGGCGACTTTCACCAGCAACACGTGGTCGAGGCCGACACGGTTGAAGGAGTTTTCCAGGGCGATCACGCCCTGGATTTCGTGAGCCATGATCATCGCTTCCAGCACCGCGCGCACGGTCAGCGGCGCGTCGCCATTGGCCACGCGCTTTTGCGAAAGGTGGTCGGCCACGGCGAGGATGCCGCCGAGGTTATCCGAAGGGTGGCCCCATTCGG encodes:
- the prpD gene encoding 2-methylcitrate dehydratase; the encoded protein is MSANVDQNNRPDYDQVLQDIADYVLDYRIDSQAALDTARHCLMDTLGCGLLALRFPECTKHLGPLVEGTVVPFGARVPGTSFRLDPVKAAWDIGCIVRWLDYNDTWLAAEWGHPSDNLGGILAVADHLSQKRVANGDAPLTVRAVLEAMIMAHEIQGVIALENSFNRVGLDHVLLVKVASTAVTAKLMGANREQLLAALSHAFVDGQALRTYRHAPNAGSRKSWAAGDASSRGVRLADIALRGEMGIPGVLSAPQWGFYDVLFSHTNNDLALKPEDKRAFRLSQPYGTYVMENVLFKISFPAEFHAQTACEAAVTLHPQVKARLHEIERIVITTHESAIRIISKVGPLANAADRDHCLQYMTAVPLAFGNLVAEQYEDAFHAAHPIIDELRQKMVIVEEPRYSREYLEADKRSIANAVQVFFKDGSSTEQVAVEYPIGHRRRRVDGIPLLEDKFKANLATRFTAQRSDEIFALCKDQARLEATPVNRFVDLFVV